A window of the Bradyrhizobium diazoefficiens genome harbors these coding sequences:
- the phnA gene encoding phosphonoacetate hydrolase — protein MMKSHGSTISVNGRIYMAPERPTVVICLDGSEPGYIEKAIEAGMAPTFARFMKDGTHVHANCVIPSFTNPNNLSIITGRPPAVHGIAGNYFYDTARDAEVMMNDPRFLRAPTILAAVHNAGYKVVTITAKDKLRALLSDGLDYSTGRAIAFSSEKADQASIKENGIGQVLEFVGQALPEVYSADLSRFAFAAGVKLLEVHRPDLMYLSTTDYIQHKVPPGAEIANRFYGMIDGYLAWLDALGCNIVATADHGMNDKHLANGAPDVIYLQDLMDEWIGKGKARVILPITDPYVAHHGSLGSFATVYIGEWPAEELLQRLRLVHGVDLALMREEACAQFELPPDRIGDIVVLSSKHKVLGSSRGRHDLSSLHEPLRSHGGLTEQRVPLISNRKIALPPDYPLRNFDAFDVALNRIQ, from the coding sequence ATGATGAAATCCCACGGAAGCACCATCTCCGTTAATGGTCGCATCTATATGGCGCCGGAGCGGCCTACCGTCGTGATTTGTCTGGATGGTTCAGAGCCAGGTTACATCGAGAAGGCGATCGAGGCCGGAATGGCGCCGACGTTCGCTCGATTCATGAAGGACGGAACTCATGTCCACGCAAACTGCGTCATTCCAAGCTTCACGAATCCGAACAATCTCTCGATCATCACCGGGAGACCTCCGGCAGTTCACGGGATCGCAGGCAATTATTTCTATGACACCGCCAGAGACGCCGAAGTGATGATGAACGACCCGCGTTTTCTCCGCGCGCCGACGATTCTGGCCGCCGTGCATAACGCGGGTTACAAGGTCGTAACTATCACCGCCAAAGACAAACTGCGCGCACTTTTGTCGGACGGGCTGGACTACTCCACTGGCCGCGCCATCGCTTTCTCCTCGGAAAAAGCCGACCAGGCGAGCATCAAGGAAAATGGGATCGGCCAGGTGCTCGAATTCGTCGGGCAAGCATTGCCGGAGGTCTACTCCGCAGATCTGTCGAGATTCGCATTCGCTGCCGGCGTGAAGCTCTTAGAAGTGCATCGGCCCGACCTGATGTATCTTTCGACAACGGATTACATCCAGCACAAGGTGCCACCCGGCGCGGAGATCGCAAACCGTTTCTACGGGATGATCGACGGCTATCTAGCGTGGCTGGATGCGCTCGGCTGCAACATCGTGGCAACCGCCGATCATGGGATGAACGACAAGCACCTGGCCAATGGCGCACCTGACGTCATTTACCTTCAGGATCTGATGGACGAATGGATTGGTAAGGGGAAGGCGCGCGTGATTCTCCCAATCACCGATCCTTACGTCGCCCATCACGGCTCGCTCGGCTCGTTTGCGACTGTTTACATCGGCGAATGGCCGGCTGAAGAATTGCTGCAAAGGCTGCGGCTTGTTCACGGCGTCGACCTGGCTTTGATGCGCGAGGAGGCCTGCGCACAATTCGAGCTTCCGCCCGATCGGATCGGCGATATTGTAGTACTCTCGTCGAAGCACAAGGTACTGGGTAGCAGCCGCGGCCGCCACGATCTTTCAAGCCTGCACGAGCCACTGCGCTCCCATGGCGGATTGACAGAGCAGCGCGTCCCGCTGATCTCGAACCGAAAGATCGCGCTTCCGCCGGACTATCCGTTGCGAAACTTCGACGCGTTCGATGTCGCACTAAATCGCATTCAGTGA
- a CDS encoding GntG family PLP-dependent aldolase: MFKLILISDTHFSADHGCTNTGWKDLASCIQDAQPDLVIHTGDIVLDRPDCREDHAYARKHLDALGSKWLAIPGNHDVGDGPPATMTITQALVDAFVETYDASHWSLDIEKWRLIGTNSMLFGSGLPQEEAEWTFLQQALAGAGSQEIAVFVHKPIFLTASDEPQAGTATLPQNVRTRLWDLLRQHAVRLVVSGHRHEYRVVNRDGIQCVFIPTASRLALNESTPPFVPKGTTAGIVECIIDDRTILHRFVGIGGPESTHERSATIDMRSDVLAPSSERIIAAMAAAARAPLAFLRSEDVQQQKLVKRLTEMFGFEDGLFLPTGTLANQIAVRLWCQPGEALLADPESHVASSEAASVAGLGGAVIRTITGELGHLHPDAIPAAIKALPGSAPERALRLVWLENTHNRAGGTVMPAGWQEKIAAICQAHGLPIHLDGARLFDAIFASQAPPEQMTAGVSSLTLCLNKGLGAPQGAMLLGNHDFIAQALRVQKMFGGLWRPVSVLAAAAATALDEWTERVERAHQRARQLAKILESGLPDGVSVCPPQTNIVMLQLRSDAEAADVMTSLRLKGLLVSNYRRGRLRLVTHWGISVDDVEGAAAIIQGVLSQ, from the coding sequence ATGTTTAAACTTATCCTGATCAGCGATACACATTTTTCCGCCGACCACGGCTGCACCAACACCGGTTGGAAGGATCTTGCGTCCTGCATTCAAGACGCGCAGCCAGACCTCGTCATCCATACAGGCGACATAGTCTTGGACCGCCCAGACTGTCGCGAGGATCATGCGTACGCGCGCAAACACCTCGATGCCCTAGGATCAAAATGGCTGGCCATTCCCGGCAATCATGATGTAGGCGATGGTCCACCGGCGACTATGACCATCACCCAAGCGCTTGTCGATGCTTTCGTCGAAACATACGACGCATCACATTGGAGTCTCGATATCGAGAAGTGGCGGCTGATCGGCACCAACAGTATGTTGTTCGGTTCGGGCCTTCCGCAGGAAGAGGCTGAATGGACCTTCCTTCAACAAGCACTCGCGGGAGCCGGGTCACAGGAAATTGCGGTCTTCGTCCACAAGCCGATTTTCCTCACCGCTTCTGACGAGCCGCAGGCTGGTACTGCCACCCTACCTCAGAACGTCCGGACCAGACTATGGGATCTTCTACGCCAGCACGCAGTGCGTCTCGTCGTTAGTGGTCATCGCCATGAATACCGTGTCGTGAATCGCGACGGTATCCAGTGTGTCTTTATTCCGACCGCATCACGTCTGGCGCTCAACGAGTCGACGCCACCATTCGTTCCGAAGGGAACAACCGCCGGTATCGTTGAATGCATCATTGATGACCGAACAATTCTGCATCGCTTCGTCGGTATAGGCGGTCCCGAATCGACACATGAGCGCTCGGCGACCATTGACATGCGCAGCGACGTCCTTGCGCCGTCCTCTGAGAGAATCATAGCTGCGATGGCCGCGGCTGCTCGCGCGCCGCTTGCCTTCTTACGCAGCGAAGATGTTCAGCAGCAAAAGTTGGTCAAGCGCTTAACAGAGATGTTCGGTTTCGAAGACGGACTATTCCTGCCGACTGGAACGCTCGCCAATCAAATCGCGGTCCGGCTCTGGTGCCAACCCGGCGAGGCACTGCTAGCAGATCCCGAAAGCCATGTTGCGAGCAGTGAGGCGGCTTCGGTTGCGGGGCTCGGAGGTGCTGTCATACGGACAATTACTGGAGAACTGGGTCATCTGCACCCGGACGCGATCCCAGCCGCGATCAAGGCGCTTCCAGGCTCGGCACCGGAACGCGCGCTCCGCCTCGTGTGGCTCGAAAATACCCACAATCGCGCCGGGGGGACGGTCATGCCCGCTGGCTGGCAGGAGAAAATCGCTGCGATCTGCCAAGCGCACGGACTACCGATCCACCTCGACGGGGCCCGCCTGTTCGATGCGATTTTCGCCTCCCAAGCGCCCCCTGAGCAAATGACCGCTGGTGTTTCCAGTCTAACGCTTTGTTTGAACAAGGGGCTAGGAGCTCCACAGGGCGCGATGCTCCTCGGCAACCACGACTTCATTGCCCAAGCCTTACGCGTTCAAAAAATGTTTGGTGGCCTGTGGCGCCCGGTCAGTGTTCTCGCGGCCGCAGCTGCCACTGCGCTGGACGAGTGGACCGAACGCGTTGAACGGGCGCACCAACGTGCTCGACAACTGGCCAAGATCCTAGAGAGTGGTCTGCCGGATGGCGTGTCAGTGTGTCCGCCGCAAACCAATATCGTCATGCTCCAGCTACGATCGGATGCCGAAGCCGCTGACGTTATGACCTCGCTGCGATTGAAGGGCCTACTAGTGTCCAACTATCGTCGCGGCCGCTTGCGGCTCGTCACGCATTGGGGCATCTCAGTTGACGACGTTGAAGGTGCAGCCGCCATTATCCAAGGTGTGCTGAGCCAGTGA
- a CDS encoding porin — MKMAKSLLLSSTAGLIALSSAQAADLPVKAKAVEYVKVCTLYGAGFYYIPRTDTCIKLGGYLRAEAAFASNSVYDAGNTGLAGAHNRLSNYYYAKSRETLNIDTRTATEYGVVRTYFNGVFTWISGTYTGAGTTAVNGSTAYTTSIGSQVGGGSLGVFAAFIQFAGFTMGRAVSQFSAPWANYPANNFDGLPGAGSWTAGVNQFSYTADFGQGVTASFSAQDPVAESTNIWNVSGATLAGLATGAYGASDIGGSRAPDLIAAVRIDQAWGLFQGSFAAHNNHSAYYGATEASGYAGDRWGWAAQLALSIKNIPSGSGDTINMSAVYTNGASRYNFHDQMNTTTFAMYGGTGLAGAYQSVGLGGVSDSVFVTGSGQELTRTFGFQGGYTHNWNPNWATSIYGGWAAVRYDNTAKGYICGAFAANLALSSGVAGCNPDFNYGAIGSMTIWTPVKNLSFSADLTYSMLDQKYASGSTVTLPVQSGVAKPGVVHELKDQNSLTMLLRVQRNW, encoded by the coding sequence ATGAAGATGGCGAAAAGCCTGTTGCTCAGCTCGACCGCTGGTCTCATTGCGCTAAGCTCCGCGCAGGCGGCAGACCTGCCCGTGAAGGCGAAGGCAGTCGAGTACGTGAAAGTGTGCACGCTCTATGGTGCTGGGTTTTACTACATTCCACGTACCGATACTTGCATCAAGCTGGGCGGTTATCTACGCGCCGAAGCCGCTTTCGCTTCAAACTCCGTATATGACGCCGGCAACACTGGTCTGGCCGGCGCACATAACCGTCTCAGCAACTACTACTACGCCAAATCTCGGGAAACTCTAAACATCGATACGCGCACGGCGACCGAGTACGGCGTCGTTCGCACCTACTTCAATGGTGTATTCACCTGGATCTCGGGCACCTACACGGGGGCAGGCACAACTGCCGTGAACGGATCGACTGCCTATACGACATCGATTGGTTCTCAGGTCGGTGGTGGTTCGCTCGGGGTCTTTGCCGCCTTCATCCAATTCGCTGGCTTTACGATGGGTAGGGCGGTCTCACAGTTCTCTGCACCTTGGGCCAACTATCCGGCCAACAATTTCGACGGATTGCCGGGCGCCGGAAGCTGGACCGCTGGTGTGAACCAGTTCTCCTACACCGCTGACTTCGGTCAAGGGGTTACGGCTTCATTCTCGGCCCAGGATCCGGTTGCAGAGTCGACAAATATCTGGAACGTGAGCGGCGCGACGCTGGCTGGTCTCGCAACCGGTGCGTATGGGGCCAGCGACATTGGTGGTTCGCGCGCACCGGACCTAATAGCAGCAGTTCGCATTGATCAGGCTTGGGGTCTTTTCCAAGGTTCGTTCGCCGCACATAACAATCACTCCGCCTACTACGGTGCGACCGAGGCGAGCGGCTATGCGGGTGACAGGTGGGGTTGGGCTGCTCAGCTAGCCTTATCGATCAAGAACATCCCGAGCGGATCGGGCGATACAATCAACATGTCGGCGGTCTACACCAATGGTGCGAGTCGCTACAATTTCCACGACCAGATGAACACCACGACGTTCGCAATGTATGGCGGTACGGGACTAGCGGGCGCTTACCAGAGCGTCGGCCTTGGGGGTGTTTCTGACTCGGTTTTCGTGACCGGCTCTGGCCAGGAGCTTACCCGAACCTTTGGCTTCCAAGGTGGCTATACCCACAATTGGAATCCAAACTGGGCCACTAGCATCTATGGCGGGTGGGCAGCTGTACGGTATGACAACACAGCCAAGGGCTACATTTGCGGCGCGTTCGCTGCGAACCTTGCGTTGTCGAGTGGCGTAGCCGGTTGCAATCCTGACTTCAATTATGGAGCTATCGGTTCAATGACTATCTGGACTCCTGTCAAAAATCTGAGCTTCTCGGCCGACCTCACTTACTCGATGCTCGACCAGAAGTATGCGAGCGGGAGCACGGTGACGCTCCCGGTTCAGTCAGGCGTAGCCAAGCCCGGCGTGGTTCACGAGCTGAAAGATCAGAATAGCTTGACCATGTTGCTCCGCGTTCAGCGCAACTGGTGA
- a CDS encoding Crp/Fnr family transcriptional regulator yields the protein MSEQSEIREHLSRYVRALTSHCIQTGFCGVWHHRERRLASWLCLASDAADSHVLPVTHEYLSSVLGMPRAGITETLIKLAEEGLIRKTRGVLQIDERKRLEQKTCNCYRLISGAYTLSESAIPSEYPAA from the coding sequence ATGAGCGAGCAATCTGAAATCCGCGAACATCTATCTCGGTATGTTCGAGCGCTAACCTCGCATTGTATTCAGACAGGTTTCTGTGGCGTTTGGCACCATCGCGAACGCAGACTTGCAAGCTGGCTGTGCTTAGCGAGTGATGCTGCAGACTCTCACGTGCTTCCGGTTACCCATGAGTACCTTTCGTCCGTCTTGGGAATGCCCCGAGCGGGGATCACGGAGACGCTAATCAAACTCGCAGAAGAAGGCCTGATTCGGAAAACGAGAGGCGTCTTGCAAATCGATGAACGCAAGCGCCTCGAGCAAAAGACGTGCAACTGTTACAGGCTCATTTCTGGCGCGTATACGCTTTCTGAATCTGCGATACCGTCGGAATATCCCGCGGCCTAG